The Thomasclavelia ramosa DSM 1402 genome includes a region encoding these proteins:
- the carB gene encoding carbamoyl-phosphate synthase large subunit → MPKREDINTVLVIGSGPIIIGQACEFDYSGTQACKALRGLGYKIVLVNSNPATIMTDPETADVTYIEPLNVERLTQIIEKERPDALLPNLGGQSALNLCSELNEAGVLEKYNVQVLGVQVDAIERGEDRLEFKKEMDKLGIEMARSEVSTTVEEALAIAERLGYPVVVRPAYTMGGAGGGLVYNVEELKTVVSRGLQASLVGQCLIEESILGWEELEVEVVRDANNNMITVCFIENIDPLGVHTGDSFCSAPMLTISQEVQDRLKDQAFRIVESIGVIGGTNVQFAHDPETDRIVVIEINPRTSRSSALASKATGFPIALVSAMLAAGLTMEDIPCGKYGTLDKYVPDGDYVVIKFARWAFEKFKGAEDKLGTQMKAVGEVMSIGKTYKEAFQKAIRSLEIGRYGLGYAKNFNKLSKEELLHMLTVPTSERQFIMYEALRKGATVEELFELTQIKHYFIEQMKELVEEEENIKSYEGKELPAEVLKQAKQDGFSDKYLSQILNVEENVIREERLANNINQAWEPVHVSGTKDSAYYYSTYNAEDNSDIHHDKKKIMILGGGPNRIGQGIEFDYCCVHAALALKKLGFETIIVNCNPETVSTDYDTSDKLYFEPLTLEDVLSIHEKEKPVGVIAQFGGQTPLNLAAQLKKNGVNILGTTPETIDMAEDRDLFNAMMEKLEIPMPESGMAVNVEEALEIAKRIGYPLMVRPSYVLGGRGMEVVYDDESLEQYMKAAVGVTPDRPILIDRFLNNAMECEADAISDGETVFVPAVMEHIELAGIHSGDSACILPSKHIPIRHLETIKEYTKKIAKEMNVRGLMNMQYAIADDKVYVLEANPRASRTVPLVSKVCNINMVKIATDIVTRELTGRPSPVPTLTEKKIPHIGVKQAVFPFNMFPEVDPVLGPEMRSTGEVLGIASSYGAALYKAEEGAKTILPTEGKVLISVSDLDKPEVVELAQGYYDAGFTIVATGNTYNLIKESGIPVEKIKKIHEGRPNISDALTNGELAMIINTPHGKQSAHDDSYIRKAAIKMRIPYMTNIAAAKASLEGIMEMKIHGSHEVKSLQEYHLAIK, encoded by the coding sequence ATGCCAAAAAGAGAAGATATTAATACAGTATTAGTAATTGGTTCAGGTCCAATTATTATTGGTCAAGCTTGTGAATTTGATTATTCAGGAACTCAAGCGTGTAAAGCTTTAAGAGGGTTAGGTTATAAGATCGTGTTAGTGAACTCAAATCCTGCAACGATCATGACAGATCCGGAAACTGCTGATGTTACTTATATTGAACCATTAAATGTAGAACGATTAACACAGATCATTGAAAAAGAAAGACCAGATGCGTTACTTCCTAACTTAGGTGGGCAATCAGCATTAAACTTATGTTCTGAATTAAATGAGGCTGGTGTTTTAGAAAAATATAACGTTCAAGTATTAGGAGTTCAAGTTGATGCGATTGAACGTGGTGAAGACCGTTTAGAATTTAAAAAAGAAATGGATAAATTAGGCATTGAAATGGCTCGTAGTGAGGTTTCAACAACTGTTGAAGAAGCCTTAGCAATTGCTGAACGGTTAGGTTATCCAGTAGTTGTGCGCCCTGCTTATACTATGGGTGGTGCCGGTGGTGGACTGGTATATAACGTTGAAGAATTAAAAACAGTTGTATCTCGGGGGTTACAAGCTAGTTTAGTTGGTCAATGTTTAATCGAAGAATCTATTTTAGGTTGGGAAGAATTAGAAGTTGAAGTTGTTCGTGATGCTAACAACAACATGATCACAGTATGTTTCATTGAAAATATTGATCCATTAGGAGTTCATACTGGAGATTCATTCTGTAGCGCTCCAATGTTAACAATTAGCCAAGAAGTGCAAGATCGTTTAAAAGACCAAGCATTTAGAATTGTTGAATCAATTGGTGTAATTGGAGGGACAAATGTTCAATTTGCTCATGATCCAGAAACTGATCGAATCGTTGTTATTGAAATTAATCCAAGAACATCTCGTTCATCAGCTTTAGCATCAAAAGCAACAGGATTCCCAATTGCTTTAGTTTCAGCAATGTTAGCGGCTGGTTTGACTATGGAAGATATTCCTTGTGGTAAATATGGAACTTTAGATAAATATGTACCTGATGGTGATTATGTTGTAATCAAGTTTGCACGTTGGGCATTTGAAAAATTCAAAGGGGCTGAAGATAAACTTGGTACTCAAATGAAAGCTGTTGGGGAAGTTATGAGTATCGGCAAAACTTATAAAGAAGCTTTCCAAAAAGCAATTCGTTCATTGGAAATTGGACGTTATGGCTTAGGGTATGCTAAAAACTTCAATAAGTTATCTAAAGAAGAATTATTACATATGTTAACTGTTCCAACTAGCGAAAGACAATTCATTATGTATGAAGCGTTAAGAAAGGGAGCAACAGTTGAAGAATTATTTGAACTAACACAAATCAAACATTACTTCATTGAACAAATGAAAGAATTAGTTGAAGAAGAAGAAAATATAAAATCATACGAAGGTAAAGAATTACCGGCTGAAGTACTAAAACAAGCAAAACAAGATGGATTCTCAGATAAATATTTAAGTCAAATTTTGAATGTTGAGGAAAATGTAATTAGAGAAGAAAGATTAGCTAATAATATTAATCAAGCATGGGAACCAGTACACGTAAGTGGAACAAAGGATAGTGCTTATTATTATTCAACATATAATGCTGAAGATAATAGCGACATTCATCACGATAAAAAGAAAATTATGATTTTAGGTGGTGGACCTAATCGTATTGGACAAGGAATTGAATTTGACTATTGCTGTGTTCATGCTGCTTTAGCATTAAAGAAATTAGGATTTGAAACAATTATTGTTAACTGTAACCCTGAAACTGTATCAACTGACTATGATACATCTGATAAATTATACTTTGAACCACTAACATTAGAAGATGTTTTAAGTATTCATGAAAAAGAAAAACCAGTAGGTGTAATTGCACAATTTGGTGGACAGACACCACTTAACTTAGCTGCTCAATTAAAGAAAAATGGTGTGAATATTTTAGGAACAACACCAGAAACTATTGATATGGCAGAAGATCGTGACTTATTTAATGCAATGATGGAAAAATTAGAAATTCCAATGCCTGAATCTGGAATGGCAGTAAATGTTGAAGAAGCATTAGAAATTGCTAAAAGAATCGGCTATCCATTAATGGTAAGACCTTCTTATGTTTTAGGTGGTCGTGGAATGGAAGTTGTTTATGATGATGAAAGTCTTGAACAATATATGAAAGCAGCTGTTGGGGTAACTCCTGATCGCCCAATCTTAATCGACCGTTTCTTAAATAATGCTATGGAATGTGAAGCTGATGCAATCAGTGACGGTGAAACTGTTTTTGTTCCTGCGGTTATGGAACATATCGAATTAGCTGGTATCCACTCAGGTGATTCAGCATGTATCTTACCCTCTAAACATATTCCTATCCGTCATTTAGAAACAATTAAAGAATATACAAAGAAAATTGCTAAAGAAATGAATGTTCGTGGTTTAATGAATATGCAATATGCAATTGCTGATGATAAAGTATATGTATTAGAAGCCAATCCAAGAGCTTCAAGAACAGTACCACTAGTTTCAAAGGTATGTAATATTAATATGGTAAAAATTGCGACAGATATTGTTACTCGTGAATTGACTGGGCGTCCTTCACCAGTACCAACTTTAACAGAAAAGAAAATTCCTCATATTGGAGTTAAACAAGCAGTTTTCCCATTCAATATGTTCCCGGAAGTAGATCCTGTTTTAGGACCTGAAATGCGTTCAACTGGAGAGGTATTAGGAATTGCCAGTTCATATGGAGCAGCTTTATATAAAGCTGAAGAAGGGGCGAAAACAATTTTACCAACTGAAGGAAAAGTTTTGATCAGTGTTAGTGACTTAGACAAACCAGAAGTTGTTGAGCTTGCACAAGGATATTATGATGCTGGATTTACTATTGTAGCAACAGGGAATACTTATAACTTGATCAAAGAAAGTGGTATTCCAGTAGAAAAAATCAAAAAAATTCATGAAGGTCGTCCAAATATTAGTGATGCTTTAACTAATGGTGAATTAGCAATGATCATTAATACACCTCATGGTAAACAAAGTGCTCATGATGATAGTTATATTCGTAAAGCTGCAATTAAAATGAGAATTCCATATATGACTAATATTGCTGCTGCTAAAGCATCATTAGAAGGAATTATGGAAATGAAAATTCATGGTAGTCATGAAGTTAAATCTTTACAAGAGTATCATTTAGCAATTAAATAA
- a CDS encoding DUF1003 domain-containing protein, producing MKNLTHTKIINEIIENVRDDMQDEEIIHLVLEKTVALPDGKDETLGQKIADKIAHLGGSWTFIIIFIILLISWMIYNILAKDSLDPYPFILLNLILSCIAAIQAPIIMMSQNRQEQKDRQRNENDYKVNLKTEIIIQDLHNKLDQILEELEKQNHQ from the coding sequence ATGAAAAATTTAACACACACTAAAATAATAAATGAAATCATTGAAAATGTTCGTGATGATATGCAGGATGAAGAAATAATTCATCTTGTTCTTGAAAAAACAGTTGCTTTACCTGATGGTAAGGATGAAACACTAGGACAAAAAATTGCTGATAAAATTGCTCATCTTGGTGGTAGTTGGACTTTTATCATTATTTTTATTATATTACTAATTTCCTGGATGATTTATAATATCCTTGCTAAAGATAGCCTCGATCCTTATCCCTTTATTCTTTTAAATCTGATTTTGTCATGTATTGCTGCGATTCAAGCACCTATTATTATGATGTCGCAAAATCGTCAAGAGCAAAAAGATCGTCAAAGAAACGAAAATGATTATAAAGTAAATTTGAAAACTGAAATCATTATTCAGGATCTTCATAATAAATTAGATCAAATTCTTGAAGAACTTGAAAAACAAAATCATCAATAA